GCCCGGGGTTTCCGGAGACCGTGACCGGGCGGCACGAGCGGCTGCGGGAAGCGCTGGAGATCATCCGCCTGCTGTGGCAGGGCGGGTACCAGTCCTACGAGGGCAAGCACCTCACGCTCGCCGACGCGCGGGTGTTCGACCTGCCGGACGAGCTGCCGCCGATCGCGGTCGCGGCAAGTGGCAAGCGGTCCGCGGAGCTGGCGGGCGAACTGGGCGACGGGCTGTTCGCGACCGAGCCGAAGGGGCACGTGGTCGAGCACTACACCGCGGCGGGCGGGTCCGGCCCGCGGTACGTGGAGGTGCCGATGGCGTGGGCGAAGGACGAGCACGAGGCCGCGCGGGCGGCGCTGGAAACCTCGCGGTGGGCGCTGACCGGCTGGAAGGTCATGAGCGAGCTGCCCAATCCGGTGAACTTCGAGGCCGCGTCGGCGACGGTGCGCGAAGAGGACGTGCTGGGCAAGTTCGCGTGCGGTCCGGACCCCGACCGCTACGCCGAGGTGGCGCAGCCGTTCGTGGACGCCGGGTTCGACCACCTGGTGATGCAGAACGCCGGACCGGACCCGGACGGTTTCCTGGACTTCTTCGAGCGGGACCTGGGCAAGCGGATCCGCTCGCTGACGCCCGCGCGATGAGGCGGCGGCCGGGCGGACCTCGCGGGCCGCCCGGCGCGCTGTGCTCAGCCCTGGCGGGTGGGCTCCGCCGTGGCCGGCTGGGCTCCGGCTTCGCGGACGCGCCACTTGTCCAGTCCGCCGCCGAGCCGGTCGGCGTAGTGCTCGGCCGCCGCCTGGGTCGGGAACCGGATCTCCTGGTCGCGTGACACGTGCGTGATCTTGAAGGCCATCGGCGCTCCCCTGCCCCTGTCGTGGTTTCCGGCCCGTCACTCCCCGACCGGCCGCGCCGAACACTAGAACACCTGTTCGAGTGGACGCAAGCCGACACGCCGCGCCGGGCGGGGGATTTTTCGCGTCTGTCCACAGTGGATGATCAAGGAGGGTTGTGGTCATGGGTGTCGTGGTGGTGACGGGAGCCAGCGGTGGAGTCGGACGGGCGAGCGCACGGGCGTTCGCCGCGCGCGGCGACCGGGTCGCGCTGCTCGCGCGCGGGGAAGCGGGACTGCGATCGGCGTCACGGGAGGTCGAGCAGGCCGGCGGACGTGCGCTGCCGCTCGAAGTCGACGTGGCCGAT
This is a stretch of genomic DNA from Amycolatopsis endophytica. It encodes these proteins:
- a CDS encoding TIGR03557 family F420-dependent LLM class oxidoreductase, whose translation is MRIGYKLAAEAFGPKELVRQTVAAEQAGFDFVEISDHFHPWLDNQGHSPFAWTVLGTIAAKTERIGLATGVTCPSVRYHPAIIAQAAATLALVSDGRFTLGVGAGERLNEHVVGPGFPETVTGRHERLREALEIIRLLWQGGYQSYEGKHLTLADARVFDLPDELPPIAVAASGKRSAELAGELGDGLFATEPKGHVVEHYTAAGGSGPRYVEVPMAWAKDEHEAARAALETSRWALTGWKVMSELPNPVNFEAASATVREEDVLGKFACGPDPDRYAEVAQPFVDAGFDHLVMQNAGPDPDGFLDFFERDLGKRIRSLTPAR